A stretch of Camelina sativa cultivar DH55 chromosome 18, Cs, whole genome shotgun sequence DNA encodes these proteins:
- the LOC104761130 gene encoding branchpoint-bridging protein-like isoform X1, which yields MASVELNNSNSDSHTLEQPPPPSNGDTAPLASDHLNPDSVALNGSSAPNPDTNGSVAKPELLRPLISENGVSKTLSGNDKDQSGGEEETSSRRKRRSRWDPPPSESSNNASVEGGNDSGTGTRKRKSRWADDEPKTQIQLPDFMKDFTGGIEFDPEIQALNSRLLEISRMLQSGMPLDDRPEGQRSPSPEPVYDNMGIRINTREYRARERLNRERQEIIAQIIKKNPAFKPPADYRPPKLQKKLFIPMKEFPGYNFIGLIIGPRGNTQKRMERETGAKIVIRGKGSVKEGRHQQKKDMKYDPSENEDLHVLVEAETQDALEAAAGMVEKLLQPVDEVLNEHKRQQLRELATLNGTIRDEEFCRLCGEPGHRQYACPSRTNTFKSEVLCKICGDGGHPTIDCPVKGTTGKKMDDEYQNFLAELGGTVPESSLKQSATLALGPGSSGSNPPWANNAGNGASAHPGLGSTPTKPPSKEYDETNLYIGFLPPMLEDDGLINLFSSFGEIVMAKVIKDRITGLSRGYGFVKYADVQMANTAVQSMNGYRFEGRTLAVRIAGKSPPPTAPPGPPTPQAPTQGYPPSNQPPNAYPSQQYATGGQLPPPVGYATAPVPWGPPVPSYSPYAPPPPPPGSYHPVHGQHMSPYGMQYPPPPPPHVAQAPPPGTTQNPSSSEPQQSFPPGVQADSGAATSSVPPNVYGSSVTTMPGQHPYMSYPSYYNAVPPPPPAPASSDHSQTMGNMPWANNPPVSTPDHTQGLVNAPWAPNPPMPPTVGYSQNAPWAPKPPVPPPAENPSSVGDSEYEKFMAEMK from the exons ATGGCGTCCGTCGAATTAAACAATTCCAATTCTGATTCGCATACCCTAGAGCAGCCTCCTCCTCCCTCCAATGGAGACACTGCTCCACTCGCATCGGATCATTTGAATCCGGATTCCGTGGCTCTAAACGGTTCTTCTGCTCCTAATCCAGACACTAACGGCTCAGTAGCAAAGCCTGAGCTCTTACGCCCTTTGATATCGGAGAACGGTGTTAGCAAGACGCTGAGTGGTAACGATAAGGATCAGTCCGGTGGTGAGGAGGAGACTTCAAGCCGGAGGAAGCGTCGGAGCCGGTGGGATCCTCCGCCTTCTGAGTCAAGTAATAACGCTAGTGTTGAAGGGGGTAATGATTCCGGTACTGGGACTAGGAAGCGTAAGTCGAGATGGGCAGATGATGAGCCGAAGACGCAGATTCAGTTGCCTGATTTCATGAAGGATTTCACTGGAGGTATTGAGTTTGATCCTGAGATTCAGGCTTTGAATAGTAGGTTGCTTGAGATTAGTAGGATGTTGCAGTCTGGTATGCCTTTGGATGATAGACCGGAAGGACAGAGGTCTCCTTCACCAGAGCCTGTGTATGATAACATGGGAATCAGGATTAACACTAGAGAGTATAGAGCAAGGGAGAGGTTGAATAGAGAAAGACAAGAAATTATTGCTCAGATTATCAAGAAGAATCCGGCTTTTAAACCTCCGGCAGATTATAGACCTCCTAAGCTCCAGAAGAAGCTTTTCATCCCGATGAAGGAGTTTCCTGGTTACAATTTTATTGGTTTGATTATTGGCCCTAGGGGTAATACTCAGAAGAGAATGGAGAGGGAGACAGGTGCTAAAATTGTAATTCGGGGTAAAGGGTCTGTGAAAGAAGGTAGACATCAGCAAAAGAAGGATATGAAATATGACCCTTCAGAAAATGAGGACTTGCATGTTTTAGTCGAGGCTGAGACTCAGGATGCTCTTGAAGCTGCTGCGGGTATGGTTGAGAAGCTTCTGCAACCTGTTGACGAGGTCCTGAACGAACACAAGAGGCAACAGCTCAGGGAACTTGCCACGTTGAATGGGACAATAAGGGACGAAGAATTCTGTAGACTGTGTGGTGAGCCAGGACATAGGCAGTATGCGTGTCCTTCTCGTACCAATACCTTTAAGAGTGAAGTTCTTTGCAAGATTTGTGGTGATGGTGGACACCCTACTATTGATTGCCCGGTGAAGGGTACTACTGGGAAGAAAATGGATGATGAATATCAGAACTTCTTGGCAGAGTTAGGAGGAACTGTCCCTGAATCTTCTCTCAAACAGAGTGCTACCTTGGCTCTTGGTCCTGGAAGTTCGGGAAGTAATCCTCCATGGGCTAACAATGCAGGGAATGGTGCAAGTGCGCATCCTGGCTTAGGGTCGACTCCGACCAAACCCCCGTCCAAAGAATATGATGAAACAAATCTGTACATTGGGTTTTTACCTCCGATGCTTGAGGACGATGGTTTGATTAATCTGTTTTCATCGTTTGGTGAAATTGTGATGGCAAAGGTAATCAAGGACCGTATAACTGGGCTGAGCAGAG GCTATGGTTTTGTGAAGTACGCTGATGTCCAGATGGCTAATACTGCTGTTCAGTCAATGAATGGATATCGGTTCGAAGGCCGAACACTCGCTGTCAGGATTGCTGGTAAATCGCCACCGCCTACTGCACCTCCAGGACCTCCAACCCCTCAAGCACCAACTCAAGGTTATCCTCCCTCAAACCAGCCTCCTAATGCCTATCCTTCTCAACAGTATGCAACTGGTGGTCAACTGCCACCTCCTGTAGGTTATGCAACAGCTCCAGTTCCTTGGGGTCCTCCTGTTCCCTCCTATTCTCCTTATGCtcctccccctcctcctcctggTTCATACCATCCTGTCCATGGTCAACATATGTCTCCTTATGGAATGCAAtacccaccaccaccacctcctcacGTGGCACAAGCACCTCCACCTGGCACTACTCAAAACCCATCTTCTAGTGAACCCCAGCAAAGCTTCCCACCAGGAGTACAAGCTGACAGTGGTGCTGCTACCTCGTCTGTACCACCAAATGTCTATGGTAGCTCCGTCACGACTATGCCTGGACAGCATCCATATATGAGTTATCCGTCTTATTACAATGCTGTTCCTCCACCTCCTCCAGCACCGGCCTCATCTGATCATTCCCAAACCATGGGTAACATGCCATGGGCCAACAATCCGCCTGTCTCAACACCTGACCACACACAAGGACTTGTTAATGCACCTTGGGCACCTAACCCCCCTATGCCGCCCACTGTTGGATATTCACAGAACGCACCCTGGGCTCCGAAACCTCCAGTACCGCCACCTGCAGAGAATCCATCCAGTGTTGGAGATTCCGAGTATGAGAAGTTCATGGCTGAAATGAAGTAG
- the LOC104761130 gene encoding branchpoint-bridging protein-like isoform X2, whose protein sequence is MASVELNNSNSDSHTLEQPPPPSNGDTAPLASDHLNPDSVALNGSSAPNPDTNGSVAKPELLRPLISENGVSKTLSGNDKDQSGGEEETSSRRKRRSRWDPPPSESSNNASVEGGNDSGTGTRKRKSRWADDEPKTQIQLPDFMKDFTGGIEFDPEIQALNSRLLEISRMLQSGMPLDDRPEGQRSPSPEPVYDNMGIRINTREYRARERLNRERQEIIAQIIKKNPAFKPPADYRPPKLQKKLFIPMKEFPGYNFIGLIIGPRGNTQKRMERETGAKIVIRGKGSVKEGRHQQKKDMKYDPSENEDLHVLVEAETQDALEAAAGMVEKLLQPVDEVLNEHKRQQLRELATLNGTIRDEEFCRLCGEPGHRQYACPSRTNTFKSEVLCKICGDGGHPTIDCPVKGTTGKKMDDEYQNFLAELGGTVPESSLKQSATLALGPGSSGSNPPWANNAGNGASAHPGLGSTPTKPPSKEYDETNLYIGFLPPMLEDDGLINLFSSFGEIVMAKVIKDRITGLSRGYGFVKYADVQMANTAVQSMNGYRFEGRTLAVRIAGKSPPPTAPPGPPTPQAPTQGYPPPNQPPNAYPSQQYATGGQMPPPVGYAPPPVGYATAPVPWGPPVPSYSPYAPPPPPPGSYHPVHGQHMSPYGMQYPPPPPPHVAQAPPPGTTQNPSSSEPQQSFPPGVQADSGAATSSVPPNVYGSSVTTMPGQHPYMSYPSYYNAVPPPPPAPASSDHSQTMGNMPWANNPPVSTPDHTQGLVNAPWAPNPPMPPTVGYSQNAPWAPKPPVPPPAENPSSVGDSEYEKFMAEMK, encoded by the exons ATGGCGTCCGTCGAATTAAACAATTCCAATTCTGATTCGCATACCCTAGAGCAGCCTCCTCCTCCCTCCAATGGAGACACTGCTCCACTCGCATCGGATCATTTGAATCCGGATTCCGTGGCTCTAAACGGTTCTTCTGCTCCTAATCCAGACACTAACGGCTCAGTAGCAAAGCCTGAGCTCTTACGCCCTTTGATATCGGAGAACGGTGTTAGCAAGACGCTGAGTGGTAACGATAAGGATCAGTCCGGTGGTGAGGAGGAGACTTCAAGCCGGAGGAAGCGTCGGAGCCGGTGGGATCCTCCGCCTTCTGAGTCAAGTAATAACGCTAGTGTTGAAGGGGGTAATGATTCCGGTACTGGGACTAGGAAGCGTAAGTCGAGATGGGCAGATGATGAGCCGAAGACGCAGATTCAGTTGCCTGATTTCATGAAGGATTTCACTGGAGGTATTGAGTTTGATCCTGAGATTCAGGCTTTGAATAGTAGGTTGCTTGAGATTAGTAGGATGTTGCAGTCTGGTATGCCTTTGGATGATAGACCGGAAGGACAGAGGTCTCCTTCACCAGAGCCTGTGTATGATAACATGGGAATCAGGATTAACACTAGAGAGTATAGAGCAAGGGAGAGGTTGAATAGAGAAAGACAAGAAATTATTGCTCAGATTATCAAGAAGAATCCGGCTTTTAAACCTCCGGCAGATTATAGACCTCCTAAGCTCCAGAAGAAGCTTTTCATCCCGATGAAGGAGTTTCCTGGTTACAATTTTATTGGTTTGATTATTGGCCCTAGGGGTAATACTCAGAAGAGAATGGAGAGGGAGACAGGTGCTAAAATTGTAATTCGGGGTAAAGGGTCTGTGAAAGAAGGTAGACATCAGCAAAAGAAGGATATGAAATATGACCCTTCAGAAAATGAGGACTTGCATGTTTTAGTCGAGGCTGAGACTCAGGATGCTCTTGAAGCTGCTGCGGGTATGGTTGAGAAGCTTCTGCAACCTGTTGACGAGGTCCTGAACGAACACAAGAGGCAACAGCTCAGGGAACTTGCCACGTTGAATGGGACAATAAGGGACGAAGAATTCTGTAGACTGTGTGGTGAGCCAGGACATAGGCAGTATGCGTGTCCTTCTCGTACCAATACCTTTAAGAGTGAAGTTCTTTGCAAGATTTGTGGTGATGGTGGACACCCTACTATTGATTGCCCGGTGAAGGGTACTACTGGGAAGAAAATGGATGATGAATATCAGAACTTCTTGGCAGAGTTAGGAGGAACTGTCCCTGAATCTTCTCTCAAACAGAGTGCTACCTTGGCTCTTGGTCCTGGAAGTTCGGGAAGTAATCCTCCATGGGCTAACAATGCAGGGAATGGTGCAAGTGCGCATCCTGGCTTAGGGTCGACTCCGACCAAACCCCCGTCCAAAGAATATGATGAAACAAATCTGTACATTGGGTTTTTACCTCCGATGCTTGAGGACGATGGTTTGATTAATCTGTTTTCATCGTTTGGTGAAATTGTGATGGCAAAGGTAATCAAGGACCGTATAACTGGGCTGAGCAGAGGCTATGGTTTTGTGAAGTACGCTGATGTCCAGATGGCTAATACTGCTGTTCAGTCAATGAATGGATATCGGTTCGAAGGCCGAACACTCGCTGTCAGGATTGCTGGTAAATCGCCACCGCCTACTGCACCTCCAGGACCTCCAACCCCTCAAGCACCAACTCAAGGTTATCCTCCCCCAAACCAGCCTCCTAATGCCTATCCTTCTCAACAGTATGCAACTGGTGGTCAAATGCCACCTCCTGTAGGTTATGC GCCACCTCCTGTAGGTTATGCAACAGCTCCAGTTCCTTGGGGTCCTCCTGTTCCCTCCTATTCTCCTTATGCtcctccccctcctcctcctggTTCATACCATCCTGTCCATGGTCAACATATGTCTCCTTATGGAATGCAAtacccaccaccaccacctcctcacGTGGCACAAGCACCTCCACCTGGCACTACTCAAAACCCATCTTCTAGTGAACCCCAGCAAAGCTTCCCACCAGGAGTACAAGCTGACAGTGGTGCTGCTACCTCGTCTGTACCACCAAATGTCTATGGTAGCTCCGTCACGACTATGCCTGGACAGCATCCATATATGAGTTATCCGTCTTATTACAATGCTGTTCCTCCACCTCCTCCAGCACCGGCCTCATCTGATCATTCCCAAACCATGGGTAACATGCCATGGGCCAACAATCCGCCTGTCTCAACACCTGACCACACACAAGGACTTGTTAATGCACCTTGGGCACCTAACCCCCCTATGCCGCCCACTGTTGGATATTCACAGAACGCACCCTGGGCTCCGAAACCTCCAGTACCGCCACCTGCAGAGAATCCATCCAGTGTTGGAGATTCCGAGTATGAGAAGTTCATGGCTGAAATGAAGTAG